CATGTACGAGGTACTCTCCCGGTTTTCCACTGTCGCCCGCCTCATGGATGACATGGATTTCCATCGTCAATGCGGTCTTGAGGCTGACAAGTTGCGCCAGAATATCAAAAAACATGGTTGGGATGGAAAGTGGTACCTCAGGGCTTATTTTGATGATGGTACCCCCCTGGGATCGTCAAAATCACAGGAATGCAGGATCGACTCCATCGCCCAAAGCTGGTCCGTTCTTTCGGGTGCGGGGGACAGTGAACGTTCAAAAATGGCAATGGAAGCGGTGGACAGACACCTGGTTCGCCGGGATGATTCCCTTATCCAGCTTCTGGATCCGCCGTTTGACAAATCGAAAGTTAACCCGGGTTATATAAAGGGTTATGTTCCCGGAGTGAGGGAAAACGGCGGACAGTACACCCATGGAGCCGTCTGGACAGCCATGGCCTTTGCAAAACTCGGAGACAGTCGTCGTGCGTGGGAACTTCTTTCTTTGATAAACCCCGTGAACCACGGGAGTTCCGCCACGGCAACTCTGCGGTACAAGACCGAGCCCTATGTTGTGGCAGCGGATGTCTATGCCGTGCCGCCCCACACGGGTCAAGGCGGGTGGACATGGTACACGGGATCGGCTGCATGGATGTACCGGCTTATTGTAGAGTCCCTGGTTGGCCTTACACTGGAGAATAACAGGCTGGTTTTCGCGCCCTGTCTTCCGCCGGAATGGGATGGAGTCAAAGTGCATTACCGCTCGGGCAAAGCTATCTATCACATAACCGTTAAACAGAGCCGGACTGAGGAAAGACAACAAACCAGGATAACAACCGATGGCCATGTTCAGGAAGGTCAGGCGCTTGTACTTGTTGATGATGGCCGGGAACATGCGGTGGAGGTGCTGGTGTGAACAATGGAATTCGGTCGGCCTGAGTGCGTTAGTATGCGTAGATTGACATTTGCAAACCACAAATTTTCATTCAAATGGGAGGAAATATATTATGGACAATAAGACACCGCAAATTATAATACCGGAAGCGTGTGCGAATAGAATCTTCGAAATGAGCGGGGCAGAGCTCGAACCGGATATTGCCGCCGACCTGTGGTCTAAAATAATAAAACATAAGTGGCTTCTCTCGGAAAAAGTCGGTCGGGATGTGGGGTTGCGGACGGCCTGCATTGATTTTTTAGAAAATATGGAGCAAGCCCCTGATGAGTACAGGACGTATAAGCACAAGAATATCTTGAAGGAGATGGCGGCACAGACCATCAGCAGGGAAATGTGGGATACCATAGCCGACTCCCAGCCCCCCAAGCAATTGGTCCAACGCAGAATAATTCTTCCCCTGACGGAAGAGGGCCTGGCAAAAAAGCATGGGGTTATTTGTCCCAAGGCGATCATATTCTTTGGACCTCCCGGCACAGGAAAGACTCACTTTGTAAAGGCCATAGCAGGCGTCTTGTCCTGGTGGTACATTGAGATCATACCGAGCATGCTGATGGTGGATGGTGTGGAAAACGTCGGGGCAAATCTGCGTAAAGTAATGCAACTGGCAGGAAACCTTGATAAAGTGGTCCTTTTTATAGATGAGTTCGAAGAGATCGCGGGCAGCCGTGACAGGGCGGACAGGATTGATAAGTCCATTACCAACGAGTTTTTAAAACAAATTCCGCTGCTTAAGAGTCAGAAAAACAAGATACTGCTGGTGTGTGCCACGAATTACATCCGGCAACTGGATACTGCTATGCTCCGGCCGGGAAGGTTTGACTGTGTTATTCCGGTTGGTGGATTGGACAGGGAAGGAAGGGCAACTATCCTTGAACATTATCTTACCAGGCTCAATACCGGACAAATCGATCTGGATCAACTTATTGGGATAACATCCGGGTTTACCCCTGCCGACATCCAATATCTTTTTGATCAGGTTGCGTATTTTGCATTCGAGCAGGAACTTACCGAAAAAGAGGACTACCGGGTAACCACAGAGACATTTATTCAAATGATGTCAAAAGTGAGCCCCTCTCTGAGCAATGAAGTGATTGAAGAATTTGAAAAGGATAGTATCAGCTATTCACGATTCTGAAGTGGTCTCCTTAATCGGGCGTTAGCGCGCCAAGCGAAGCTTGGTGCATCTTTGCAGGGTGCAAGTCCCTGTCGGGTAAGGGGATAGCCACCCACACATAACCGTCAAACAGAATCGGACTGAGGAAATACAACAAGCCGGGATAACAACCGATGGCCATGTTCAGGAAGGTCAGGCGCTTGTACTTGTTGATGATGGCCGGGAACATGCGGTGGGGAGCTGGTGTGAGGGCACCTTTGTTGCCTTTGGTATTTTTGTCGGCTGATTGATTTTGTCAAAAGGTCCCGACAAGTTTGGTTGCTTTCCTTGCAATATCGAGATCTTCTGGGAGATCCAGTGATAGCTCAGCCCTGGCAAGTGCCAAACGGGCTTGAAACATTGCCACCTCTCGAATTTTGGGGTCTCCGATTAATGCCAGCGCCTGAAAGGCCTTTTGTAATCTCACCACTACTTCAATGGCGCCAGCCCCGTCACGGGCAATGGCGTTGAAGGCATCATCAAACATGTCCCATAATGATATTTCCGGCACCATTACCCGATCATATTTAAAGTCTCGACTGTCATCTTTAAAGTCTCGACTGTTATCATCTTCAACGGTTTTACTCCAATGCGTAAAAAGCCGCACAAGCGTCCCGATAACATCAATTGCGGTACCGGGATCATTGACGGCGGGCGACAATGCTCGAATGGCAATTTCTGAGAGGACGACGAGGCCAAATTGAGGATCTTCATCAAAGGTCCTGTCCCCACCGATCAAAAACGTTTTCGCTATCTGATCAGTATCTTTTTTTGACAGGGTTCCCGAATCTGTGGTCACATAGGCAAGAGCCCTGCCTGGCGCTACGAAGGTTCCGGGCAAAGCATCCACCATAATCTGCAGCTGCAATCTTTCTGCAGTACCCTGTAAGCCAGCCATCTCTATGCGCTGGACATATCCGATCGAATTTCCATAAACGGCCTGTCCCACAGGTTTAAGCTGCCCCGAAGGAACACCACCCAGGGTGGGTGCTAATCGTCTTCGCTGCAAAGCATCATCTGTTGCTTTTTCCACCTTATTGATGATCCTGCCGAGACGCCCAAGACGGGCAATACTGTCAACCCAGCGAACAAAGGTAACAATAACCACACCAAGAACAATTAATGTCAAAGTGAATATCATAAAACGAGCTGATTTGCCGTAATATCCATTCTTTAAAACCATAAGTGAGATGACGCTGAAAATGAATGTGCCGATAAAGGTAGAAAGTGCATTTTGGGATTCGTCATCGGAAATGATCAGCGGAAAAGAGCGCGGCGTTGCAGTCCTGCTGGCTGAATTATAGGCGGAGACCATTGATCCGACAGCAAAGGTGGCAATTGCCAGCATACTTGAGGCAATAATGGACAGCAACATCTCTATCGAGTTTTTATTAACCTCGGGAAAAAACTGATCGATTTCGTAATAGTCCACTTGCTTTATCAGAAACACAATCATTATTGAGAGCACGCAGGTGACAAGTGGCTTAATCCAAAGTTTTTCGCCGATACGGTTATAAAGAAATCTCAATCGTTCAAACATTTTAAATCTCCTATTAGTGTCCGGTTAGGTTTTTGCCTACATTCAAAAAAAACATTATTTTTGTCTATAATATCCCTAAATTATTAAATAATTTAGTCTGACATAGAAACCCTGGTCCTCAGGACCAGGTCAGAGTGCAGAGGCTTTGCCCTCTGTACGGCTCAATCTTACTTAATATTTGAAGTTGTCCACACAACGAACAGATAAGGAGTAACGAATGAGCCGATTCCAAAAGTTATCACATACGATATGGTATTGCCAAGTGAGCAGAGTTTTAGATGCTTGCTTCCCCTAAAGCTTGATACCGGCTCTCACAAACCCGACTTTATCCAAAGTGTCAAGCTTTTTTCCTGCGAGGAAAAGAGGACGTCAATCCACAGGACTCTGAATATGGGTCACATATAGCCATAGGTCACATATAACCGTTCCTTCTGAATTGCCAAACACGTTTTGCAAAGATTACCATAAGGATTATTCATACTGCTCCTAAGAGCCTGTTTAAAAATTAGGGGGTCGAAGCGAAACCTCATGAGATTGCAGCCGATTCATCAATATTTTAAATAGGCTCTAAGAATCGCAAATCAAATAAACTGGAGTTATATAATCTGAGGTCCTTAGATATGGGGTGTTCTTGGTTAAGAGCAAAAATCTGGTACGAAACTTGAATGATTGAATTGAATTGAATGGATATGGAAAGTGTCCTGTGAGTGCTGGTAATTTTTAAAATTTTATCATAATCCCGGTTTAAAGCTGTAAATTCGGGACAAAACAGTAAAAAAGCTCAGCCTGATCAATCAACAACGTGACATTGTCGGGTATTTTGGCGGTACATTTATCAACAAAATATTATGTAAAGGATTAAAATTATGGTGAAAATGACGAAAACAACTGTAATAAGACATTGTATTATCGGGCTCGTTCTGTCTGCGTTTATTGCTGGATGCGGGGGGGCATGGAACAAGGAAAGTACTGGAGAATATGTTGATAATACTGTCCTTACCACCAAGGTTAAAACGGCAATATTCAATGATCCCATGCTCAAGGTTTTTCAAATAAATGTAGAATCATTCAAGGGGGTTGTTCAGTTGAGCGGTTTCGTGGATTCTAAAAAGGCAGCGGACAGGGCTGTAGAAATAGCACGCTCAGTAACGGGGGTCAAATCTGTAAAGAACGACTTAGTCATCAAGTAATTATTTGGTAATAAAGAATATTTAATGGGGTAACCCAATGATTATAGTCAAAATAAACCTAACCGTGCTTGCAGAAAAACAAAAGGAACTTTTGCAGACCCTTATTTCATTGATCGAGCCGGTAAAAAAAGAAAAAGGATGCAGCAGCTATGCTCTCTTTTGTGAAATCACAGACAAAAACAGCTTTTGTATCATGGAAGAATGGACAAACCAAAAAGATTTGAATCATCATTTAAAATCGTTTCGGTTCGGTGTGTTGCTTGGGACAAAACCTCTTTTATTGAAACCGCCAATTATCCAGATCCACACACCTAACGATATTCAAGGGATGGCTTTTGTTGAAGCTGTCAGAGCCAAAGAAAAAGAATAAAAAAGGAGTAAGATTATGCTTTCCTGGTCAATGTTATTTTTAGTAGTTGCAATCATTGCAGGTGTCCTGGGTTTTGGGGGCCTTGCCGGTACTGCCATCGGAATTGCAAAGATACTGTTTGGTCTCTTTTTAATTCTGTTTGTTGTATCTTTGATATTAGGCAGACGGCCGCGTGTATGATTCCTTGTCTGTAAAAAAGGGACTCATTATCCTTGAAAACAGGAAAGAAAGAGTTTAACTGATTTCACAATCAATACCTGGGGGTAAAATCCCCATCATTTGTCAACAAAAAGGAGGTGATTAATATGCCAAATAAAGATGGGACAGGACCCAAAGGCCAGGGACCGAAAGACGGTCGTGGTGAAGGCAAGGGAAGAGCTAAAAATCCTGGTCAAGGTCCGATGACTGGAGGGAAAAAAGGAAATAAGGAAAAAACCAAAAAGTAAGCCGGATTTCAAAACAAGAATTGAGGGCTTGCGAACAATTCAATAAGCGCAGACTAAAAAGGCCGGGACAAGCATTGTTGTTGCTTTTCATGCATTGTTTTCCGGCCTTTTTTGGCCGGTTATGCAAAGCATTTTGGGCTACCGACTTAAGCCGGGACACTTTTTTAATCTGCGGTCCTAAGACGGTAGCCGAAGGTTTCATTGGTCTTAACTTTTTTTTAAACACCTGCCACTTGAAATGCCGCACTGACAATGGTCTGAGCCTCTTGTTGAATACGCTGCAGATGCGCCTTGTTTTTGAAACTTTCGGTGTAAATTTTATAAATATCTTCGGTGCCGGATGGTCGGGCGGCGAACCAGCCGTTTTCAGGGGGATTATGGGAGGGGGTGATGACCTCTTTGTCTCCGTAGTTGGCGTCTCTTTTGATGGAAAACTCTATTTTTTTCCTCTGGGGCTGTCTCCGCCTGCTTGATATATTGATAGAAGTCGCTGTCCGTGGTGAGGATCAGTACGGAATTCTTATTCGTTTTTTCCTTGTAGCTTTCAAGGGTGCGCAAAAAGGCATAGAATTCTGGATTTTTATTGTACGCTTGGCCGTAGATTTGCGTCGCTTCAGCGTCGGCTTTACCTTGGATTTCCTGCACTTGGCGGTAGGCCGTTGAGCGAATCTGGCGCAGCTCTTTTTCCATTGTGCCGAGGATCTCGGCGCTGCGTCCCTCGCCTTCGGAACGGAACTGCGCGGCAATGCGCTTGCGCTCGGAAATCATACGCTCATAGACCTTTTCACGGACGCTTTCAACGTAGTCGAGGCGCTTGATGCGCACATCCACAAGTTCAATGCCGTATTGCGGGATGATCTTCTGTGCCTTAGTCAGTATCGTGCGGGTGATCTCCTCCCTGCCCCGGGCAATCTCCCTTTTAAGCTCTTCTTCACGCTCCTTTGGTATTTCTTTCAGGGCTTCGCCTTCTGGCACCTCCCACGATGCGCTGCGTACGAGTTCCACGAGTTCGCTGCTCGACACCTGGTCACGCACGACCGAATCGAGAATATCGTTCAAACGCGACTGGGCCCCCTCTTCGCTGGCTACATTCTCCAGGAATTTTTTCGCATCGGCAATCCGCCATCTGGCGGTGGTATCCACCCAGATGAACTCGCGTCCCTTGGTGGGAACCTGGTTCGGATCACCGTCCCAGACCAGCAGACGCTTTTCAAATCGCCGGACCTCCTGCACAAAGGGCAGTTTCATGTGCAATCCCGCCTCGGTTACCGGTTCCCCAACAGGCCGGCCAAACTGCACGACAATGGCCTGCAGACCCTCTTCCAGTGTATATAGACCGCCATAGGCTATGGTAACGAGCGCCACCGATGTTGCTATGATTACTGCTTTTACGGTAAATTTCATGGTTTCCTCCCCTGTGTTGATGGTTGCCCACTGGATTCCAATGGGAGCCAGGGCACCATTGCCTTCTGGTCCTTATCCACGATATAAAGCCCTTTCATGTTTGACAGGAAACCGGTCATGGCCTCCAGATACAACCGCCGGCGCGTGACCTGCGGCGCCTGTTCGTATTGTCCTAAAATGGCCTCAAAACGGGTGGCCTCTCCCTGGGCCCGGTTTACACGTTCCAATGCGTAACCTTCAGCCTCGCTGATGCTTTGCGTAGCCACGCCTCGGGCCTTGGGGATTTCCCGGTTGGCCTGTTCCTGGGCTTTATTGATCGTTCGCTCTTTGTCCTGACGCGACTCGTTGACTTCATTAAAGGCAGGTTTTACGGTATCCGGCGGGGTTACATCCTGAAGTTCTACGGTAACCAGACGCACTCCAGACTCATAGATTGTCAGGATTTTCTGGATTTCGTTTTTGGCTTCACTGGCCACCGCCACCCGTCCGGTAGTCAGCACATCGCTGCCCAGACGGTTGCCGACTGCTCGGCGCATAACCGCCTCGGTAGTGTCACGGATTGTTTTTGAAATGTCGCGGACCTGAAATAGGTAGCGGATTGGGTCTTCGATGCGGTACTGGACGATCCACTGAACATTGATAACGTTCAAATCCCCGGTGAGCATCAGCGATTCGTCTTTGTAGGTGCCTCGCGTATCATAGCGGCTCTTTTCACCGGGAACGGTGGAAACCGTCCGAAACCCGAACTCTTCTTTGAGTACGCGAGCTGTAGGCAGCAAACGGACCTTTTCGATACCATAAGGGAATTTGAAATGCAGTCCCGGACCGGCCGTGCGCATGACCTTGCCAAAGCGCTGTACAATAGCCGTTTCCTCCGGTTGGACGGTGAACCATGCAGTCCATAAGACCACCACCAAAACAACAACTACCACCACACCGGCCACAAGGATAAGGACCGGACCGCCTTTGAATTTTTCAAACTGTTTTAGATTTTTTTTCAGCAGGTCATCAAACGTTGGCGTGCTTCCCCCCGGGGGGTGATTCAAGTCAGTCATAACTTATCTCCTAATTAATGAGCCGATCAGCTTCATCGACCCTTGTTTGTTCAGGGCGAATAACATACCTCCCCCTCTTCATCCATGGAGAGGGGTCTGGGGGGTGAGGTAAATGGGTAATTTATTTAATCTGCGGTCCTGAGCATCATGGTCTGCTCATCATAAATGGATCACCAGCTTATTTTCTCCAGAGCCAGGTTCTCTTTTTGTTTCAAAACCCAGCCTTTTCCCCAAAGCGATCATGTTCCTGTTCTCATTTAAAACTATGCCGTGAACCGTTTTAAAGCCTCGTTTTTTGGCAATTGAGAGGCATTTTTCCAAAAGGTTTGAACCAATACCCTTGCCTTGCCAGGCATCACCCACCAGAACCGCAAATTCGCCTTTTTCCCCATCTGGATCTCCTATGATTCTTGCAACTCCCAGCATTCTATCGGTTTTACAATCTTCATCAATGGCAACCAGTGCAACCTCACGATCGTAATCGGTTTGGGTAAACCTGGCGAGCATCTCAGGGTTCAATTCTTTTAATATCCCGAAAAAGCGATAATAAATCGTCGTTGGAGAGAGTGTCTTGAAAAATTCTTGAAAAAGCGGAGCATCCTCAGGCTTGATGGGTCGTACAAAAATCCGGCCTCCATCAACGCTTACCATGTGGGACTCCTCCTCTTCCGGATAGGGGCTTATCACAAGATGCCGGGGGGAAGGTGTATCAATAGGTGAGACTAATATCCGGGCATCAACAACCATGGGTTTTCCAGCTTTGATCATAACAGGATTCATGTCGAGTTCTGCAATTTCAGGAAAATCTATCAAGAATTGAGAGAGTCTGATAATCATCTCTTCAAGTTGTTCCATGTCGGCGGCAGGGCGATTTCTGTATCCTTTCAACAACGTGTATGCTTTGGTCTGCTGCATGAGTTGCCGGGCCAGCAATCTGTTCATGGGTGGAAGTCCCAGCGCACGGTCTTTTAAAACTTCCGTATAAATTCCACCCATTCCAAAAAGAATCACAGGGCCAAAGCCGGCATCCCGTTTGGCACCGAGGAGAATTTCAAAATCAGCATTTGAAAAATAGGGCTGAATGGTTACCCCTTCAATTCTGGCATCGGGTTTAAACTTCCGCACTGACGATATGATTTGTGCGTAAGCTTTGCAGACATCGGCATCTGAGCGTAAATCTAAACTTATCCCACCAGCATCGGTTTTATGGGTGATATCAGGAGAGCGTATCTTCATGACCATCGGATAGCCCATCTCTTTGCCAATACTTGATGCTTCTGCTTCTGTTTTTGCAATTTCTGTCCTTATTACAGGCAGTCCGTAAGCCGTTAACAATTCCTTAGAATCCGATTCCGGCATAAATTCACCCGGGAACGCGTGGGTGATCAGCTTTCCAGCTTTATCCTGATCAACCATTATCTGCCGGGTCAATTTCGGCGGAATTTCCAGAAGTGTTTCAAGGTTTTTGCTATATTCAACCATATAAAGGAACGCTCTAACTGCCCGTTCCGGCGTATCATAGGTCGGAATTCCCGCTTCATTCAAAAGCTCCACTGCTGGGGCGATGTTTTTACCGCCTATCGTGGAAGCAAATACAGGATATCGACGCCCTTTCATGGTCAACACCAGCGTTTCTGCCATTGTAATAGAGGAAGTAAATGCCTGGGGTGTGAGAATAACAAGTACCCCGTCTATATTCTTCGAGTTAAAACAGACGTCCAGGGTTTGGGCAAACCGCTCCGGCGAGGCATCACCAAGGATGTCGATCGGATTACTTTGACTCCAGAAGGGCGGCAGGAATTGATCAAGTGCCTCCATGGATTCAGGGTCAAGCGGCACAGGTTTCTGTCCATACTTAGCCAGAGTGTCTGTGGCCATCACCCCAGGTCCGCCTCCATTGGTAATTATAGCTAAACGGGATCCATGAGGTCTTGGTTGTTTGGACATCAGCTCTGCACAGTCAAAGAGCTCTTCTATGGTGTCCACCCGCACAATCCCGGCACGCTTGAAGGCAGCATCATATACGGCGTCCTCTCCTGCCATGGCACCTGTATGGGATGCAGCAGCTTTTGCACCGGCCGGACTTTTGCCGGATTTAAGTACAATGATTGGTTTGACCCTGGAGACCGAACGGGCGGCACTCATGAATTTACGAAAATTAGTAAGCCTTTCTATATACAATAAAATACTTTTTACAGAGGAATCATTTCCGAGATAATCAATCATATCGCCGAAATCAACGTCAAGCATGGAGCCGGTGCTTACAAAATGGCTGAATCCAATGTTTTCCTGTAAAGCCAAATCAAGTATAGCCGTACAAATGGCTCTGCTCTGGGATATAAATGCCAAATTTCCAGACACGGGCATCTCGGATACAAAGGTGGCATTCAACCCCCCGTCGGGCCGGATGATACCCAAGCAGTTGGGTCCAACAATACGAAGTTTGCCGGCATAAGTTATTTTCTGAATTTTTTTCTCTATTTCCTTGCCTTTTTCACCGGTCTCCTTGCTTCCGGCTGAAATAATGATGGCCCCACCCACTTTTTTATCAACGCATTCACTCACTATATCAACAACCGTATGCATCGGTGTGACAATAATGGCAAGATCCACTTCGGTTTGAAGCCTTGAAACAGATTTAAAGGCATCATGCTGGTGGATTTTTTTATGTTTGGGATTCACCGGAAACAACTGTCCAGAAAATTGATTAACAAGATTTTTCATTAATGCATTGCCGATTGTTCCTGCTTTTTCACTTGCACCAATCACTGCGATATGCCGCGGTTTAAAAATGCGATCAAGATTATATTGTCCCATCATTTTCATCTTTTTTTCTTTTTTTAAACAGGCTTTCAAAACATTAAGATTAACAATAAAGCTATCCCCGGCCTTTTGGGTTTGGATTCATACGATGGTTCGCATCTCTCAATTGTTCATTTGAACTTTGAGACTGTCTTTTGATAAGCTGTTTTGACTTCATTCCAGGCTTTTTCCGTGCCTATTTTAAACTCTTCCCACGCCTCGTCTCCTGCGTTTTTCAGCTCGCGGAGTTTTGTACCTGCAACTTCCTGCTTGCTCTCCAACGCTTCGATTTTTTTGTGATATCCAATTTTTACATCGGCTTTGGCCTTGTCCGCCTTGGCCTTAAGAAGCGCAATCTGCGCCTTCCATTCCTCAAATTGCGCATCCAACTTTTCTTCGTAGGCTTTACGTTTGTCCTTCACTTAAAACTCCTTTTATTTTTTTTATATGAAAGTCAAAATAATTTATTGAATTAATTTCATGTTTCGTTGTGGGTTGAGTCTGGGTGTTGATAGACCAGGTCAGCCCGTGGCTGTTAATAAGAATCAGAGTAAGCGTTCGACTGTATCTCTTATATACTTTTTTAGCGGCAAATCGCGATCATCCGATTGTTGATAACGCGGATCATGGGCCGGATATCGTTTGAACGCGAATATCAGCGCCTGGTTAGGGTTTTGAAATGACTTCTATCTTAAAAATCCCTGTACAATTCGGTTAACCGCCGCATCATAATCAAGTCCAAGGCTCATAAGTTTCATCAGCTGATCATCAGCGATTTTGCCGATGGACGCTTCGTGGGTCAGCTCGGCGTCCGGGTGTAGCGCGCGTAGGGCCGGAATGGTCTGGTTGATGCCATTGTCCATAATGATGGCATCGCATTCAATATGACCGTAACATTTGGCTTTTGCCGTGAGGTTCACGTAAAAGTCCTGGGAGGAATTACCTTTTATCACGGAACGGGAAACGATATTGGTCTTGCTGTTGGTGCCGGCCAGTTCGATTTCGTTTTTCGATTCCGCCATCTGGTCA
The genomic region above belongs to uncultured Desulfobacter sp. and contains:
- a CDS encoding AAA family ATPase, encoding MDNKTPQIIIPEACANRIFEMSGAELEPDIAADLWSKIIKHKWLLSEKVGRDVGLRTACIDFLENMEQAPDEYRTYKHKNILKEMAAQTISREMWDTIADSQPPKQLVQRRIILPLTEEGLAKKHGVICPKAIIFFGPPGTGKTHFVKAIAGVLSWWYIEIIPSMLMVDGVENVGANLRKVMQLAGNLDKVVLFIDEFEEIAGSRDRADRIDKSITNEFLKQIPLLKSQKNKILLVCATNYIRQLDTAMLRPGRFDCVIPVGGLDREGRATILEHYLTRLNTGQIDLDQLIGITSGFTPADIQYLFDQVAYFAFEQELTEKEDYRVTTETFIQMMSKVSPSLSNEVIEEFEKDSISYSRF
- the hflK gene encoding FtsH protease activity modulator HflK — protein: MTDLNHPPGGSTPTFDDLLKKNLKQFEKFKGGPVLILVAGVVVVVVLVVVLWTAWFTVQPEETAIVQRFGKVMRTAGPGLHFKFPYGIEKVRLLPTARVLKEEFGFRTVSTVPGEKSRYDTRGTYKDESLMLTGDLNVINVQWIVQYRIEDPIRYLFQVRDISKTIRDTTEAVMRRAVGNRLGSDVLTTGRVAVASEAKNEIQKILTIYESGVRLVTVELQDVTPPDTVKPAFNEVNESRQDKERTINKAQEQANREIPKARGVATQSISEAEGYALERVNRAQGEATRFEAILGQYEQAPQVTRRRLYLEAMTGFLSNMKGLYIVDKDQKAMVPWLPLESSGQPSTQGRKP
- a CDS encoding BON domain-containing protein; translation: MVKMTKTTVIRHCIIGLVLSAFIAGCGGAWNKESTGEYVDNTVLTTKVKTAIFNDPMLKVFQINVESFKGVVQLSGFVDSKKAADRAVEIARSVTGVKSVKNDLVIK
- a CDS encoding DUF1328 domain-containing protein; its protein translation is MLSWSMLFLVVAIIAGVLGFGGLAGTAIGIAKILFGLFLILFVVSLILGRRPRV
- a CDS encoding DUF2254 domain-containing protein encodes the protein MFERLRFLYNRIGEKLWIKPLVTCVLSIMIVFLIKQVDYYEIDQFFPEVNKNSIEMLLSIIASSMLAIATFAVGSMVSAYNSASRTATPRSFPLIISDDESQNALSTFIGTFIFSVISLMVLKNGYYGKSARFMIFTLTLIVLGVVIVTFVRWVDSIARLGRLGRIINKVEKATDDALQRRRLAPTLGGVPSGQLKPVGQAVYGNSIGYVQRIEMAGLQGTAERLQLQIMVDALPGTFVAPGRALAYVTTDSGTLSKKDTDQIAKTFLIGGDRTFDEDPQFGLVVLSEIAIRALSPAVNDPGTAIDVIGTLVRLFTHWSKTVEDDNSRDFKDDSRDFKYDRVMVPEISLWDMFDDAFNAIARDGAGAIEVVVRLQKAFQALALIGDPKIREVAMFQARLALARAELSLDLPEDLDIARKATKLVGTF
- a CDS encoding glycosyl hydrolase family 65 protein, producing the protein MYEVLSRFSTVARLMDDMDFHRQCGLEADKLRQNIKKHGWDGKWYLRAYFDDGTPLGSSKSQECRIDSIAQSWSVLSGAGDSERSKMAMEAVDRHLVRRDDSLIQLLDPPFDKSKVNPGYIKGYVPGVRENGGQYTHGAVWTAMAFAKLGDSRRAWELLSLINPVNHGSSATATLRYKTEPYVVAADVYAVPPHTGQGGWTWYTGSAAWMYRLIVESLVGLTLENNRLVFAPCLPPEWDGVKVHYRSGKAIYHITVKQSRTEERQQTRITTDGHVQEGQALVLVDDGREHAVEVLV
- a CDS encoding bifunctional acetate--CoA ligase family protein/GNAT family N-acetyltransferase produces the protein MMGQYNLDRIFKPRHIAVIGASEKAGTIGNALMKNLVNQFSGQLFPVNPKHKKIHQHDAFKSVSRLQTEVDLAIIVTPMHTVVDIVSECVDKKVGGAIIISAGSKETGEKGKEIEKKIQKITYAGKLRIVGPNCLGIIRPDGGLNATFVSEMPVSGNLAFISQSRAICTAILDLALQENIGFSHFVSTGSMLDVDFGDMIDYLGNDSSVKSILLYIERLTNFRKFMSAARSVSRVKPIIVLKSGKSPAGAKAAASHTGAMAGEDAVYDAAFKRAGIVRVDTIEELFDCAELMSKQPRPHGSRLAIITNGGGPGVMATDTLAKYGQKPVPLDPESMEALDQFLPPFWSQSNPIDILGDASPERFAQTLDVCFNSKNIDGVLVILTPQAFTSSITMAETLVLTMKGRRYPVFASTIGGKNIAPAVELLNEAGIPTYDTPERAVRAFLYMVEYSKNLETLLEIPPKLTRQIMVDQDKAGKLITHAFPGEFMPESDSKELLTAYGLPVIRTEIAKTEAEASSIGKEMGYPMVMKIRSPDITHKTDAGGISLDLRSDADVCKAYAQIISSVRKFKPDARIEGVTIQPYFSNADFEILLGAKRDAGFGPVILFGMGGIYTEVLKDRALGLPPMNRLLARQLMQQTKAYTLLKGYRNRPAADMEQLEEMIIRLSQFLIDFPEIAELDMNPVMIKAGKPMVVDARILVSPIDTPSPRHLVISPYPEEEESHMVSVDGGRIFVRPIKPEDAPLFQEFFKTLSPTTIYYRFFGILKELNPEMLARFTQTDYDREVALVAIDEDCKTDRMLGVARIIGDPDGEKGEFAVLVGDAWQGKGIGSNLLEKCLSIAKKRGFKTVHGIVLNENRNMIALGKRLGFETKREPGSGENKLVIHL
- the hflC gene encoding protease modulator HflC, coding for MKFTVKAVIIATSVALVTIAYGGLYTLEEGLQAIVVQFGRPVGEPVTEAGLHMKLPFVQEVRRFEKRLLVWDGDPNQVPTKGREFIWVDTTARWRIADAKKFLENVASEEGAQSRLNDILDSVVRDQVSSSELVELVRSASWEVPEGEALKEIPKEREEELKREIARGREEITRTILTKAQKIIPQYGIELVDVRIKRLDYVESVREKVYERMISERKRIAAQFRSEGEGRSAEILGTMEKELRQIRSTAYRQVQEIQGKADAEATQIYGQAYNKNPEFYAFLRTLESYKEKTNKNSVLILTTDSDFYQYIKQAETAPEEKNRVFHQKRRQLRRQRGHHPLP
- a CDS encoding coiled coil domain-containing protein — its product is MKDKRKAYEEKLDAQFEEWKAQIALLKAKADKAKADVKIGYHKKIEALESKQEVAGTKLRELKNAGDEAWEEFKIGTEKAWNEVKTAYQKTVSKFK
- a CDS encoding antibiotic biosynthesis monooxygenase codes for the protein MIIVKINLTVLAEKQKELLQTLISLIEPVKKEKGCSSYALFCEITDKNSFCIMEEWTNQKDLNHHLKSFRFGVLLGTKPLLLKPPIIQIHTPNDIQGMAFVEAVRAKEKE